In Carassius carassius chromosome 7, fCarCar2.1, whole genome shotgun sequence, one genomic interval encodes:
- the LOC132144059 gene encoding exosome complex component CSL4-like isoform X1: MSPMKLCVPVHTGERLCSTEDCIPGNGTYLRHGSIFASLAGYVLRKNEGEELPVISVVRETEAQLLPDVGAIVTCKVTSINPRFAKVHILYVGSTPLKDRFRGTIRREDVRAMEKDKVETYKSFRPGDIVLAKVISLGDVQSNYLLTTAENELGVVVAHSEAGAQMVPISWCEMQCPRTHAKEFRKVARVQPEYLQA, from the exons ATGTCGCCCATGAAGCTGTGTGTTCCAG TTCACACAGGTGAAAGGCTCTGCAGCACGGAGGACTGTATTCCCGGGAACGGCACGTATCTGCGGCACGGCTCCATCTTCGCTTCACTCGCGGGATACGTGCTGAGGAAGAACGAGGGAGAGGAG CTCCCGGTGATTTCAGTCGTAAGGGAGACAGAAGCACAGCTTTTGCCTGACGTCGGTGCCATTGTCACCTGTAAG GTGACAAGTATCAACCCACGATTTGCTAAAGTCCACATCTTATACGTGGGGTCGACTCCGCTAAAAGACAGGTTTAGAGGCACGATCAG AAGAGAAGACGTGAGAGCGATGGAGAAAGACAAG GTGGAGACGTACAAAAGCTTCAGGCCAGGCGACATTGTCCTTGCAAAAGTG ATCTCTTTGGGCGACGTGCAGTCGAACTATCTGCTGACCACAGCAGAGAACGAGTTGGGTGTAGTGGTGGCCCACAGCGAGGCGG GCGCTCAAATGGTGCCCATCAGCTGGTGTGAAATGCAGTGTCCACGTACACATGCCAAAGAGTTTCGCAAGGTCGCGCGGGTACAGCCGGAGTACCTGCAGGCCTGA
- the LOC132144059 gene encoding exosome complex component CSL4-like isoform X2, which produces MSPMKLCVPGERLCSTEDCIPGNGTYLRHGSIFASLAGYVLRKNEGEELPVISVVRETEAQLLPDVGAIVTCKVTSINPRFAKVHILYVGSTPLKDRFRGTIRREDVRAMEKDKVETYKSFRPGDIVLAKVISLGDVQSNYLLTTAENELGVVVAHSEAGAQMVPISWCEMQCPRTHAKEFRKVARVQPEYLQA; this is translated from the exons ATGTCGCCCATGAAGCTGTGTGTTCCAG GTGAAAGGCTCTGCAGCACGGAGGACTGTATTCCCGGGAACGGCACGTATCTGCGGCACGGCTCCATCTTCGCTTCACTCGCGGGATACGTGCTGAGGAAGAACGAGGGAGAGGAG CTCCCGGTGATTTCAGTCGTAAGGGAGACAGAAGCACAGCTTTTGCCTGACGTCGGTGCCATTGTCACCTGTAAG GTGACAAGTATCAACCCACGATTTGCTAAAGTCCACATCTTATACGTGGGGTCGACTCCGCTAAAAGACAGGTTTAGAGGCACGATCAG AAGAGAAGACGTGAGAGCGATGGAGAAAGACAAG GTGGAGACGTACAAAAGCTTCAGGCCAGGCGACATTGTCCTTGCAAAAGTG ATCTCTTTGGGCGACGTGCAGTCGAACTATCTGCTGACCACAGCAGAGAACGAGTTGGGTGTAGTGGTGGCCCACAGCGAGGCGG GCGCTCAAATGGTGCCCATCAGCTGGTGTGAAATGCAGTGTCCACGTACACATGCCAAAGAGTTTCGCAAGGTCGCGCGGGTACAGCCGGAGTACCTGCAGGCCTGA
- the LOC132144061 gene encoding phosphatidylinositol 4-kinase type 2-alpha, which yields MDETSPLVSPVRDSNDFSYGPVEPTSPRGGFGGTPGSVVRLPAGSPGHSRERQPLLDRDRGASPRDPHRNEFPEDPEFREIIRKAERAIEEGIYPERIYQGSSGSYFVKDSTGKTIGVFKPKNEEPYGQLNPKWTKWLQKLCCPCCFGRDCLVLNQGYLSEAGASLVDQKLDLNIVPRTKVVYLSSETFNYSAIDRVKSRGKRLALEKVPKVGQRFHRIGLPPKVGSFQLFVEGYKDADFWLRRFEAEPLPENTNRQLLLQFERLVVLDYIIRNTDRGNDNWLIKYDCPMDTSSNRDSDWVVVKDPIIKLAAIDNGLAFPLKHPDSWRAYPFYWAWLPQAKVAFSQEIRELVLPKLSDPNFIKDLEEDLYELFKKDPGFDRGQFKKQISVMRGQILNLTQALMEGQTPLQLVQMPPVTVETARAPQRADSESYTQSFQSRRPFFTWC from the exons ATGGACGAGACGAGCCCGCTGGTCTCTCCGGTTCGCGATTCCAACGATTTTAGCTACGGTCCTGTGGAGCCGACCAGTCCCCGAGGCGGATTTGGAGGCACGCCGGGCTCCGTGGTGCGTCTCCCGGCCGGGAGTCCCGGACACAGCCGCGAGCGACAGCCGCTCCTGGATCGAGACCGAGGCGCTTCACCCCGCGACCCGCACAGGAACGAGTTCCCGGAGGATCCGGAGTTCAGAGAGATCATCCGGAAGGCGGAGCGGGCCATCGAGGAGGGCATCTACCCCGAGCGCATCTACCAGGGCTCCAGCGGCAGCTACTTCGTCAAAGACTCAACAGGG AAGACCATTGGCGTCTTCAAACCAAAGAATGAGGAACCGTACGGCCAGCTGAACCCCAAATGGACCAAATGGCTGCAGAAGCTCTGCTGTCCGTGTTGTTTCGGCCGGGACTGTCTGGTCCTGAATCAAGGCTACCTGTCAGAGGCCGGCGCCAGTTTGGTGGACCAGAAACTAGATCTCAACATTGTGCCGCGCACCAAG gtGGTGTATTTATCAAGTGAGACGTTTAATTACAGTGCCATCGACCGAGTTAAGTCTCGAGGAAAGAGGTTAGCGCTAGAAAAAGTGCCCAAGGTGGGCCAACGTTTCCACCGGATTGGCCTGCCACCCAAG GTGGGCTCATTCCAGCTCTTCGTAGAGGGATATAAAGATGCCGATTTCTGGCTCCGACGGTTCGAGGCAGAGCCTTTACCAGAAAACACTAATCGTCAACTGCTGCTACAGTTTGAGAGGCTGGTGGTgctggattacatcatcagaaaCACAG ATCGAGGAAATGACAACTGGCTCATCAAATATGACTGTCCGATGGATACATCAAGCAACAGG GACAGTGATTGGGTGGTTGTGAAGGACCCAATCATTAAACTGGCAGCCATTGACAATGGACTGGCCTTCCCTCTCAAACACCCGGATTCATGGAGAGCCT ACCCGTTTTACTGGGCTTGGCTGCCTCAGGCTAAAGTTGCGTTTTCCCAAGAGATCCGAGAATTAGTTCTGCCCAAATTATCTGACCCCAACTTCATCAAAGACCTTGAGGAAGATCTATATGAGCTCTTTAAG AAAGACCCGGGTTTTGACCGAGGACAGTTCAAGAAGCAGATCTCAGTAATGAGGGGGCAG ATCCTGAACCTGACTCAGGCGCTGATGGAGGGTCAGACCCCGCTGCAGCTGGTGCAGATGCCGCCGGTGACCGTGGAGACCGCGCGAGCGCCGCAACGAGCCGACAGCGAGTCCTACACACAGAGCTTCCAGAGCAGAAGACCCTTCTTCACCTGGTGTTGA
- the LOC132144058 gene encoding G-protein coupled receptor family C group 5 member B-like: MAVRPTLIIILFLIGCCALEDPPKVMAPPPPHGCGATVDPPYRVLCDLESVWGVVLEAIACGGTVSALILAIVLLAKLKTITEPEKRCGVGPLLLLLAGTMGLFSLSLVFMVGRGEVLCIVRRGLWGALFAMCFSCLLVQGVRLKKLAGGRRSPAGSSLAGLAFALTVVQGIIAGEWLLLTVVREGHAACDYLPLDFVLVCSYALALLLAASMLSLAVVLCGGSNREESSRSMKWRCNAVWLFLSCLSSLLLWVAWLGLYLYGDATITTVAKDWDEPALAVALVTEGWVLLLFHAIPETHLCFRPSSQRNTDTGQNYYDTPQPPTAQSYHDDERPTNPRAPFAESQAYTVEEHSAVLQTGGYHNGLIRPAVPYRSHVYQPTEMALLMNAGPIPSAPPNFTGRHLW, translated from the exons ATGGCTGTAAGGCCCACCCTCATCATCATTCTatttctgattggctgctgcgcTCTTGAGGACCCGCCCAAGGTTATGGCTCCGCCCCCTCCTCATGGGTGTGGCGCTACAGTGGACCCGCCCTACAGAGTTTTGTGCGATCTGGAGTCCGTGTGGGGCGTGGTGCTGGAGGCCATAGCATGCGGCGGGACCGTATCCGCTCTGATCCTGGCCATAGTTCTTTTAGCCAAGCTGAAAACGATAACGGAACCAGAGAAGCGTTGTGGTGTcggtcctctcctcctcctaTTGGCTGGAACCATGGGTCTCTTCAGCCTATCGCTGGTCTTCATGGTGGGGCGTGGCGAGGTGCTCTGCATAGTGCGCCGCGGGCTGTGGGGGGCTCTGTTTGCGATGTGTTTTTCTTGTCTGCTGGTGCAGGGAGTGCGGCTGAAGAAGCTGGCCGGAGGGAGGCGGAGCCCAGCGGGCAGCTCTCTCGCCGGATTGGCTTTTGCTCTCACTGTGGTTCAAGGCATCATTGCTGGAGAGTGGCTTCTGCTTACGGTTGTCCGTGAGGGACATGCAGCCTGCGATTATTTGCCTTTAGACTTTGTGCTGGTGTGTAGCTATGCTCTAGCGTTGTTGCTAGCTGCTAGCATGTTGTCGTTGGCTGTGGTGTTGTGCGGAGGGAGCAACAGAGAGGAGTCGAGCAGGAGTATGAAGTGGAGGTGCAACGCTGTCTGGCTTTTCCTCTCATGTCTGTCCTCGCTTCTCCTCTGGGTCGCCTGGCTCGGTCTCTATCTGTACGGAGACGCCACCATCACGACCGTAGCAAAGGATTGGGATGAGCCGGCATTAGCGGTCGCCTTGGTGACAGAGGGTTGGGTGCTGCTGTTATTTCATGCTATCCCAGAAACGCACCTGTGCTTCCGTCCGTCCAGTCAGAGGAACACAGACACCGGCCAGAACTACTACGACACTCCTCAACCGCCAACGGCACAAAGTTACCATGACGACGAGCGGCCGACCAATCCCAGAGCTCCGTTCGCAGAGAGCCAGGCGTACACTGTAGAAGAGCACAGTGCGG TTCTGCAGACTGGAGGTTATCATAACGGATTGATACGTCCCGCTGTGCCGTACCGCAGTCACGTTTACCAGCCCACCGAGATGGCCCTGCTCATGAATGCCGGACCA ATCCCATCCGCCCCTCCAAACTTCACTGGGAGGCATCTGTGGTGA
- the knop1 gene encoding lysine-rich nucleolar protein 1 yields MAVDGATKEKKKKKKVKLEDVQDKGVTACHDVSVQTVKKEEPLIINIRDGEKQESDAAEKKKKKKKKMEEVEANSPVCCNAAVQTTVKPESSDINISDAPEKTKKKKKKKIKEEAEQIQEEVIVSVDGDHLVSKKKKAKKQGYEEEVEGIKKKKKKKEVEVEEEVADLGHSVELVKKKKKKRKINDVAEQEQNTELADGQIKKKRKKQKEADACEVVEQKVKKKKKKSSAEEEPDKISSNKKAEKKKKKLKKRLKSVDEGESHPHANGGQERPSDNKMKKKKKIRARTDDVIEIQEEPTGKKGRKDDRNKTPEKMKKKKPKEEHHETIMERANKASDVVFLSAKPGNQDEVSIDQARRLALQRDIDQESQPKPNLGQWGTAQFDSSDRQAKFLRLMGGFKKSSQPLTGSSGQASMALGKEGQQTLQQGLLGEFERAQSRRMDFRNKGAGLGFAAPSNKKFAIDANARNSVRFDD; encoded by the exons ATGGCAGTGGACGGGGCGAccaaggagaagaagaaaaagaaaaaagttaagttGGAGGATGTTCAGGATAAAGGTGTGACTGCGTGTCATGATGTGTCCGTCCAGACCGTTAAAAAAGAAGAACCACTGATCATAAACATCAGAGATGGAGAGAAGCAGGAGAGCGATGCagctgagaagaagaaaaagaagaaaaagaaaatggaggAAGTGGAAGCGAACAGCCCTGTGTGTTGCAATGCAGCCGTTCAGACTACCGTCAAACCAGAGAGCTCAGATATAAACATCAGTGACGCTCCTgagaagacgaagaagaagaagaaaaagaagataaAGGAGGAAGCAGAACAGATCCAAGAGGAAGTGATCGTCAGTGTGGATGGAGATCATTTAGTGTCCAAGAAAAAGAAAGCCAAGAAACAAGGGTATGAAGAAGAGGTGGAaggtataaaaaagaaaaagaagaaaaaagaggtAGAGGTCGAAGAAGAAGTGGCTGATTTAGGACACAGTGTGGAGCTggtcaaaaagaagaaaaagaagagaaaaatcaATGATGTGGCCGAACAAGAGCAAAATACAGAACTGGCAGATGGACAgataaagaagaaaagaaaaaagcagaaAGAAGCAGATGCATGTGAAGTGGTGGAGCAAAaggtgaagaaaaagaagaagaaatcttCAGCAGAGGAGGAGCCTGATAAGATCAGCTCCAATAAAAaggcagagaaaaaaaagaaaaagctgaaGAAGAGATTAAAAAGCGTGGATGAAGGTGAGAGTCATCCTCACGCAAACGGAGGACAGGAGAGACCATCAGACaataagatgaagaagaagaagaaaatcagGGCGAGGACTGATGATGTCATTGAGATCCAGGAGGAGCCGACGGGAAAGAAGGGGAGGAAAGATGACAGAAACAAAACCcctgaaaaaatgaaaaagaaaaaacctaAAGAGGAGCATCATGAGACCATCATGGAGAGAGCAAATAAAGCG TCTGATGTCGTGTTCCTGTCAGCAAAGCCTGGAAATCAGGATGAGGTTTCTATAGATCAG GCCCGCAGACTCGCCCTACAGAGGGACATTGACCAGGAATCACAGCCGAAGCCG AATCTTGGCCAGTGGGGCACAGCACAGTTTGACAGCTCTGACAGACAAGCCAAGTTCCTGCGCTTGATGGGCGGCTTTAAAAAGAGCAGCCAGCCCCTCACAGGATCCTCTGGCCAGGCCAGCATGGCGCTGGGGAAAGAAGGCCAACAGACTTTGCAGCAAGGCCTTCTGGGAGAGTTTGAGCGTGCACAGAGCCGCCGTATGGACTTCAGGAATAAAGGAGCCGGATTGGGGTTTGCGGCGCCGTCCAATAAGAAGTTTGCTATTGATGCGAATGCAAGGAACTCCGTGCGATTCGATGACTGA
- the LOC132144060 gene encoding phosphoglycerate mutase 1, translated as MAAYKLVLIRHGESCWNQENRFCGWFDADLSDTGAEEAKRGGQALRDAGYEFDICYTSVLKRAIRTLWLVLDSIDQMWLPVHRTWRLNERHYGGLTGLNKAETAAKHGEAQVKIWRRSYDVPPPPMDPEHDFYTAISKDRRYGDLTEDQLPSCESLKDTIARALPFWNEEIVPQIKEGKRVLIAAHGNSLRGIVKHLEGMSEEAIMELNLPTGIPILYELDKNLKPVKPMQFLGDEETVRKAMEAVAAQGKAKK; from the exons ATGGCCGCGTACAAGCTGGTGCTGATCCGCCACGGAGAGAGCTGCTGGAACCAGGAGAACCGCTTCTGCGGCTGGTTCGACGCCGATCTGAGCGACACCGGAGCCGAGGAGGCCAAAAGGGGCGGCCAGGCCCTGAGAG atGCCGGGTATGAGTTTGACATCTGCTACACGTCTGTGCTGAAGCGTGCCATCAGGACCCTGTGGCTGGTGCTGGATAGCATCGATCAGATGTGGCTGCCCGTGCATCGCACCTGGCGTCTGAACGAACGCCACTACGGCGGCCTGACGGGCCTCAACAAAGCCGAGACGGCGGCCAAACACGGCGAGGCACAGGTGAAGATCTGGAGACGCTCCTACGACGTCCCACCTCCACCCATGGACCCCGAGCATGACTTCTACACCGCCATCAGCAAG GACCGCCGCTACGGCGACCTGACGGAGGACCAGCTGCCCTCATGTGAGAGCCTGAAGGACACCATCGCTCGAGCGCTGCCCTTCTGGAACGAGGAAATCGTTCCTCAGATCAAGGAGGGCAAGAGGGTCCTCATCGCCGCTCACGGCAACAGCCTGCGAGGAATCGTCAAACACCTGGAGG GTATGTCGGAGGAGGCGATTATGGAGCTGAATCTGCCCACAGGAATCCCCATCCTTTATGAGCTGGACAAGAACCTGAAGCCGGTGAAGCCCATGCAGTTCCTGGGGGATGAAGAGACGGTCCGCAAAGCCATGGAGGCCGTCGCCGCTCAGGGCAAAGCCAAGAAGTAG